ACGATGACGGCGGCTGCGTGCCAACGGGCTGACTAGCTTGCACTTGGGAAGGATTAGATTTTTGGTGCATATAAACCGGAGGCTAGAGGTCTGCAGACATCAAGAAATAGCTGAAAAATTGATGATATGCTCTAAACAATTTTATAAAAATTGGCCTCATCATAGCACAGCCATTTAAGGCTTTCAGGGCCGATATCAAAGCAACAATCAACAGTCTCCCCCGTCACTTTTTTTGAAAAATTAAGGAGGAAATATCGCCAAGAGTCCTTTACATCAGCTATTCTTGATGCTCTTAGGAGGATGTAGACAGAGATTTCGAGATATGTCTGATAATATGGGCATCATTCGTCCCTTACTCAAAAATCTGAAAGGCAACTCCGCTGCATCCTAGTGCGACTGCCCCACTACCACTCTGTACTACATAGACTATATAAGGATAGGTTTGAAAGATGGAACAACAGCCTGAAACCCAAGTAGAAACTGGCGCAGCTCCGTTCAATAACGAAGCACCCGGTCCCATGACCACTCCCCAAGCTGAGCAACCTTGGCAAGAAGCAGTTAAACCCATCACGGATTTTCTGTCTGAATTGCCAGAAATTCTCGGAGCATTTTTCGCTGATTATAAACAACCCCTGACCACTGTTGGTTTAATTGTCGCGGCTCTAATCACCGTAAAACTGACCTTTGCCCTAATCGGTGCCATTAACGATATCCCCTTGCTCGCGCCCTCCTTCGAACTGATTGGGATTTCCTACACAGCTTGGTTTGTTTATCGCTATCTGCTCAAAGCCTCCAACCGTGAGGAGCTCTTGGCCGAATTCGATTCTCTCAAGTCCCAAGTGCTGGGCAAAAAATAGACATAGATTTTTAGATTTCAACTAAAAACTCCTCGGTACTGGTCATCGAGGAGTTTTTAATGTCTTAAATTCAACCAATTATTCAAAAATTGCTTCCCGAAGATCAATGACCAATTCCATTTTTTCTAAAACAAGAGAACGTAAATCTTGGGTTAAGGGCGCAATAGATTCATCACCAAACCATTTTTCAAACGTTGTAACAGCTGGCTCTTGCCCTTCTAAATAATGTTGAATAAAGCGAAATAAAGTGTAGTTTGTAATATCGGCAAGACCAGAATTATTTTCTGGGAGCATACAGGCGATACCTTCCTTAGAAAAATATTCAGCTGCCTGAAATTCCAGGATACGATTATTTTCTTGTAACCAATTATCGATCAAAATACCATCGGCAGCAAAAGCATCAACAGCTCCCCTTTGTAAAAGGTTATATCCGTCATAATGGTGATCAACAACCACTAGTTTGGCTTCGGGATGAGCTTGACGAATGGCAACTTCATTGGTCGTTCCGGCGAGCACTGCAATTTTTCGTCCTGCTAAGCTTTCTGCATTTTGTAGGGGACTATTTCTAGGGAGTAGGAGGCGAGTGCCTGTCTGGGCATAGGTCAGGGAAAAATCAATGACTTTTTCTCGCTCCCAGGTATAGCTACTCGCATCACAAATAATATCGACAGCACCCGTAAGAATTTTCGGAATTCGTTCATCGGTGCTCACAGAAACTAATTCTAATTGGATGGGACGTTCTAGTTCTTGTTCTAGTTGGGCTCGGATCAGATGGAGCATTTCAACAGAGTAGCCTTGGAACTGACCATTTTCGTCTAAAAAAGAAAAAGGGGCGGCATCTTGATTGGTTCCGGCTCGCAAGATTCCTGTTCGTTGAATTCTATCGATCGCTAATTCTGCGGCGACATTATTGGGGTAACTGAGTAGCCCCAAGAAACTGAAGGCGATCGCCCCAACAGATTTTATTAAAATATTTTTCATAAAGATTTTTTTTGACCAGCTTTAGAGGGTCTATAGCGCGGCAAGATGTGTGATTATTATGGCATCCTCTGTCTGAATATTTAAGGGAGCTAGTGCAAAGATAATTCCCTTTAGAAGACCCCAAATCGTCACCAATTCAGACCAGTAATAAGACACCACAAGGTGAATTTTTTTTCTGCAAGTTCAAAAATGATCTCCCCAGCATGACAGATCCTCTGCCCGAAACTAAGTAAATCGGGGTTGCCCATCTCAGACAACTGCTTTGGGTTATATTTCCTGGTGGGGTTTTATAGGGTTCTGCAATAAGCGGATGATCGGACTCGAACCGACGACATTCAGCTTGGGAAGCTGACGTTCTACCACTGAACTACACCCGCGTAGTTAGGAGTATCAGTATATCCTGAAGCTTTTCCTGGTAGCAAGCTTTTTACGGTGGCTTCTCGAATGGCTTGGGTTTGGCCGAAGATACTGAACATCATGGCTTCGCGGTAGAGTCTCTGGGCGGGACTGGTCAGCAGATTCCCACTACCCCCTGTCCAACTGAGGGCAATCTGAGCAAAGGTTTGGGCGGTTTGAATTGCTGCAATGCGGAGCTGTAATTTGTCTTGGTAGCGATCACTTCCGGTTTCCCCAAGGGCGGCAAACAATTGCCGCTGTAGGTTTTGCCAATGTTCTTTTAGGGGTGCCAATTCAGGAAATTCCCTCGTCTGGAGGTAATTCAGGCAACCTTGGGCACAACCGAGGGCAAAAAAGCCATGGTGGAGAATCTGTTGGCGATCGCCTTGGTGAATTGTCTCGGGGGACTGAATCACGAGGACATCAGCGGGAGACATAAGCCAGTTTTCGAGGCGGACAGTGGTCGTTTGGCTGACTTCCATGGCCGCAAGGGGGAGGGGATCGCTACAGCTAATTGTGCCACCCGTTGGCCCCTGGCATGTTCGAAGAGGAATGAGGCCATAGAGTGCCGCTCCGTCGGGTAAAGTCGCGCCGGCGATCGCCCGCTGAAAAAAACCATAGCCTGTCACCCAGGGAATTGTCCCTGTTAGGGAATAGCCCTCCCCCTTTGGTTCTGCCCGTAGCATTGGCTTCCCTCGCCGCCGCAGGTGGGAAAATCCGACGCCGATGCGCACTTTTCCCGCGGCCATATCTGGTAATAAAGCTTGCTGTGCCGGGTTGCCAAAGCGAGCCAGTCGATTGGCTGCGCTCTGGTGCTGGGTCTGTAAAAAGGCCAAACTGCCCGACACCGCCGCTATCTCTACTGTAGCTTGGTAATATTCTGCGGTTGTCAAGCCGCCTCCCCCTAAATTCTGGGGAACTTGCAGGGCTAATAGATGGCGATCGCCTAACCCCTGAAACGCTTTTTCAAGGGCAGTTGAATCTTGATCGAGTATTTCTGCCTTGATCGCAACTTGCAACCGCAAATATTGTGTTAACCGCTCCCAAATCGCAGATGCCATCAATGCAATCCTGAACTTTACTTTTTAAAACTGCCGCCGACTGAAAATAAAGATGGCGATCGCCTGGAGCAAAACCACGTAGGCCAGACCATAGATCGCGCTAAGTAAGAGAGTTTGAGCATCGGGGACAACACCGTAAACCACCTCATTGCGAAAATTAAGTCGCGACAGGTCCGGCAAGATTTTATAAAGATTTTCGGTGATAAACTGCACCCCAGAATTATCACTGAGTTCCCCTAGCCGCACTAAGTCAGTGCTGAAATTTCCCATTAGATAAATCCCAAAGGAAAATAAAGTTGCCAATAGAGAACTCGTAAAAACCCCAAAGGCGATCGCCACGGCGATAATCACCATCAACTCCAGGAATAGGTAGCCCAAGGAAACCAAAATTGGCCCCGTTGTCAGGGTGGTGTTCTGCCAGAGTAGCGGCATGATGCTTTGGGACCAGCTCAAGAGGGCGAAATAAATAATCCCCATGGCTACCAGCATCACCGCCACCACCGCCGAAAGGCCCAGATGCTTACCGACGATCAACTCCGCCCGACTAATGGGCTTGGGGATCAGCACAAGAATTGTTCGCTTTTCGATTTCCTTGTTCACCAGGCCCGTGCCCACAAAAATCGCCACCAGTACGCTGAGCATACCGATCATCCCCAGGCCGAAGTCGATGACAACCTTTGCCCCGGCCGTTGCTGCCACATCTGGCAAAATCCGCACCGCTAAGGCAAAGATGAGGCCATAGAATCCTAGAAAATACAAAATGCGATCGCGAATTACTTCCCGAAAACAGTTACTGGCGATCGCCCAAATGCGCTTAAGGTTCATGGCGTTTTTTCTCAGGATCAAGCATCAAAAAACAGCATATCAAGATTTTTCCCTTTCCCAGTAAAAACCCCTCAATCAAGGGGCAAAGCTAGATTGTTAACGATTTGATAAAAAGACAGCATCTTCCCACTGTCATAGGTGAGAATGCCAAAATATTCCTGTTCCCTACCGCTAAAGACTGAGCCTCTCCCCATGAGTCATCCCCATGCTGCCCAACTCCAAGTCCTCATGGCCCAAGCCAATGTGAGCGACGTGATCCAACTGGCAGCCTATTCTCAAGTTTCAGCGCGACAAATTTACCGGCTCCAAGCAGGATTGATCCATAGTGTTCCCGTAGAATCAGTGGTGCAGTTGGCCCAATATTTTGACCGCTCAGTAGATGAATTTCTGGCCTTATTTCTCGCCACTGGCATTCACCCAATCCCCTTTACCGCGAAAACAACCAGTAGCGCGGCGGTTGATCCGGCAGAACTCGAAGCCCTCCAAACCGAAGGCGATCGCCTTCGACAACAGCTCGAAACCCAAGCTGTCAACCACGCCGAAGAAATCGAACAACTGCAAAGTCATCTCCAGCAGCAAGCCCAGCAATTTCAGGACAAAATCGACCATCTGCAACGGCAATTAGAAAACCAGGCCACCACCCATGCCGAAGAAATCAAACTATTAAAAACAGAATATGATCGCCTCGAAGGTCAATTAGACGAACAGCTCACCCAGGCCGAACAACAGTGGCAACAGGAAGCCCTCGATACCCTCGAAGCTTGGCTCCTGCAGTGGTCGGCGGCGGCGAAAGCGGCCCAGGACAATCCCCAATTTCCGGCGCGGACGATTGTTTCCTTAACCCAACCCTTCGATCAATTGCTCGAAAGCTGGGATGTTTCCCCCATCGGGGAAGTGAGCGATATTGTTGAGTATGATCCCCAACTGCATCAACTGGTCAAAGACCATGGGGATGTGGCCCCAGGAGATCTCGTAATGGTTCAAAATGTTGGTTACCGCCAGGGCGATCGCCTACTGCATCGCGCCAAGGTTATCCACCAGGAAGAACCCAAAGGGACAGAAAACTAGGGATCTAGATCTATACGGAAGTGGGCGCTTGCTTTTGCAAATTGTCCACATAGTCCCGGAAGCGGTGCAAATCTGCCTGGATAGTGGATTCGACCACCCGACCGAGGAACAGATTGTCCATCACCTGCCCGAGAATACCGGGGATATCATAGGCAATGCTCAGGCGGACAATGGTGCTGCTGTGGCGGTCATAAAAACGGATTGCACCCCGATTGGGGAGGCCATCGATCGATTCCCACTGGATGATCTGGTGGTTGACCACCTTGACGATACGCGACAGCCAAGTGAATTCAAACGTGCCACTGGCAAGCTTCCACTTGGATAGGTCTGGATCATCCTTGAGAATTTCTACTGAATCAATCCACTTCATCCACTGGGGCATTTGCTCGAGATCAGACCAGAGTCCCCACACGAGGTCGATGGGGGCGTCAACTTCTACCTGTACGCTGTGCTCTAGCCAACCTGACATAAAACTTCATAAAACCAAACGTCCCCCTCACTGTAACAGAATTACCCAGGGAAGTGGTATGGCTGTTTGAGGGGGCGATCGCCTTTAATCTTCAGGTAATTTGTACTGGCTCACAATTTTTTTGGCAAATGCTGGTACATGGGCGTCAAGTTTCTCAGGATAGTTGCGCCGGGTGTAGAGGTAGTTCCGCGTAAAGTGAGAATCAATGGAGAATTTTGCGTACTCTAAACCCTTCGGACCAATTTTTTCGATCACCACCCCCATCAGTTTTGCTGCCCACATGGGTAGGGTGACCCCCTTGTCATAGGCAGGGATGCTATTTTGCACCGCCGCTCGGCGATCGCCTTTGGAGTCGACAGGTTGAGTTTCAATCTGATCGGCGATTAGGTCGAACATTGCCTGGCCCGTTTCATTGCGCACCACCAGCCATTGCCAACCGAAGGGGGCGCCCATGTAACCCACCACGAGATCTGCCAAACCGTTTGTATAGTCAAAGCAGCTCATACAGGAGGGGGCAAATACATCTTTCAACTGGTTGGTTTTCAGGCCAAAAAACGGTACGGTTTCCGTCGAACCATCCTCATGTTTGAAGTGCACCTTAAAGTCCTGCATGAACTCGTAGTAAACAACTGTTTCAGGCGATCGACTGGTGGTATCAAGGAATTTTTGTAAGCCGGCGCGGGTGACATTGTCCACACAGGGCAAACCCAAAACATAGAGCTTTTCGAGGCCCAGTTTATCCTGCACGGCACGCAATGCCTGGATCTGGCACCCGACACCAATCACCAATAATTTCTTAAAATCGCCCTGTTCAATCTGTTCCAAGATTGTCAAATTTGGCGAGAGGGTCGGCTTGTTGACCCGAGCCGCGAGGATTTCTGCTGGGGTAGTGGCAATAATTGGCATCGGCTGGAAGCGATCTTCAGGGGAATTTTGCACACAAACCACCCCTTCCACGAGCTTTTCTTCAAGCATCTTGCAGGCCAGGGAACTGACAATCCCTGTCCACTGCGCCCCTTCGATGGGTTCTGTTTTGCGGGCGGCCACCATTTTTTGATGTACCCCAAAGTACATTTCCTGCTCTTGGTCTAGATCTCGCTGGCGGCCATGGACTCGGGTTTCGAGCTGATCAAACTGCTGATTGAGAAAGGCACAAGCCTCTTTGACATAGTGGATAAAGTGGGTGTCACAGAGACCGCAGTCACTACAGAGATCTTTCGCCGGGCGGACATTTCCCCGGGGTAGACCTTTTGCTTTTTTGTGGGCAGGAATTTGGGCAGTCATGGGCGGCAGCATTGATCAAAAAACAGTATTTGTCAGCGTAATGGAAACGATCGCCGCAAAGGGAACTTTTGTGACGAACTGTAACGCGATCACCGTCAGAAGCAGGGTATTTTTCAAAGGTGCCGATGGTTATGGCGACATTTGGTTGTTGAGCCAGAGGGAGCCGCCCATACCTAAGGCTCGCTGGGATGGGAAAACATCCTGGGAAAATTTCAGAAGTGCCCGTTGGCCTACTGCTGTTTCAAAAACGGTAGATATCACAATATCCGGCCTATGGGTTTGACAAAAATCATTAAGCTGGGATGGAAATCCGGCGATCGCCAGTTTGATCACAAAGACGCCGCGCCATCCTTGGGCATAGGAATTTTTTAGGGAAGCGAGCTGGGCGACCGACTCATCGAGGGCAATTTCGGTCTGAAATTCTGCATTGAGTCGCAACAAATCAGAAAAGTGCCCAGGGGCTAAGGGCTGCTCAATAAATTCTAGTTTTCTTCGGGTTTCTCCCCAATCTAGCCAATATTTAGCCTGTTCTAGGGTTAGACCACCATTGGCATCAAGACGGAGATAACCATCGGCGGGTAAGGTGTCCAGAATGTGCTGACAGAGGGCGATTTCCGTTGTGGGATCATCGAGGGCAATTTTGAGCTTAAAGGTACGAAATCCTTTTTTCAGTAGGCGTTCTAGGTTGTGGTACAAGTCGGGCGATCGCTTAACTAGCTGACAAAATTTTTGGGGGGGTAGGGGCGCTAAATTTTCGGGGTCAGCAAGATACAAACTGGCACTCTCAAAGCCAAATTGACAGGCAGGCAAGGCATCGGGAATGGCCGCGATTTGCGTAGTAGTGATTTTTCCCTCAAGAGACGTACAAAAGACGATCGCCTCCTTGAGGGTTTCGGTGCCAAACCAAGGCAGAGGCGCAATTTCTCCCTGGGTGATCCGTCCCGCCTCGTCCCGGAGCGATAGAATAATGCCCTCCCGTACCGCCCAAAGACCGTGGTGGGTTTGGATGGGCGTTTTAAAAGGGCGACGGTAGGCAGCAAAGCGAAACCGATAATCCACCACCTAAGCTACCCGTTGCAGAGTCGCCAGATTTTCCAGGAATGCGAGGGGCCGACTCATATTCGCGGCGAACCCCAGAATATTGCGGTCGAGGTGCTGATATTGCAGCGTGCCATCAGGATTAAATAAAAAAGTAGCCCCCCGTTGGGTCATGTACTGGGCGTCAGGCACATAGGTAGACCAATTGCCGAGAACTTCCGCCATGTTCCGCAGGCGCAGAGTGGCTAATTCTAAAGGCCGCTGAAACCCCTTACCCCCAGCCGCCGCAAAAAATTCTCCTTTCAGGGCTGGTAGGGGGGCCGCCTTGATTACTTCATCATCGGCAAACAGTTGGGGGGCTTTTTTGTCGCCCGTATAACCCCGCAAAACTTCCCGCAGCGTACCCGGACTACCGATGCCTGCACACATCAGCATCAAATTGACCCAGGCATTTTGGCCCGCCTTGAGGCCTGGAATTTTCCAGTTTAAGCCGCGATAGAGGCCCAGTTCTTGGTGGAGAGTCGCGCTCGGATCAACAAATAATTTTTCTGGAGGGAAGCCCGTATAGTCACAAAATTTTTGACCGGAGCGGCGATCGCCAATTGCAATGGCGACATAATCTATCCCACGACAGAGATCTGTCTCTTTTTGGAGCCACCAAGCATATTCGAGGCTATCAAAATCGCCAAGTTGAGATAGGATGAGCACCATTAGGGGACGCGTTAAGATTGATGGCACAAGGGAACTTTGCTGACCATCACTCACCCGCTGACGTTCTGCGTTTTGAAAAAATTGAAGGTAATCCACGGCGTTTTTGGGAAAGATAAAAACTAAAGAAGAATTGCGACGCTTCGCTTGGTTCTTTCTCTGCCAGGATAAACAGATTTGTCTTTAAAATGCCACAGTGCCCATTGCCCTATGGTTGTTGCCCACTACAATATCGCGGTTTTATCGACGGACGCCGGGGTTTCCCCTCGTCTGCAAAGTCTTTTGTCCGAAGCCCAGTGGGAGGAATGCCGCCTCACTTGGGTCGATTTGCGGGCTGCCCCTGATCTGCAACAACTGGGCGGCTATGATCTTTACATTAGCGACGGGCCTTTACTGTACCTCGTTGAAAATGTGGATTTTGTGGCGCGATCGCCTTGGCTCTGGCTCACCACCACCGAAGTCCTACGCCAAGAAATTCTTCCTTTGGGGGTTGTGGATTGCTTACTCTGGTCTGAGCTGACAGCAGGCCTCCTGGGTCATGTTCTCCGCATTGCCCTACGCACGAAACAAAAAGCTTGTCCGAGCCCCCTGGCGATCGCCAACTGGAATGACACCCGTGATAATCGCCTTGAAACGTTGATTCGCAACGTTCCGGGGACAGTATATCGCTGCCTGAAAACGCCCCAGTGGCACGGTACTTATTTTAGTGATGCCATCGAAACCTTGACGGGTTTCCCGGCAGCAAACTTTTTGCCCGGGGGCGATCGCCATTTTGTCAGCCTCATCCACCCCGCAGACCGGGAGTTTGTCTCCCAGGCCATTGACCACAAGCTCCAAGAAAAAAAGCCCTTTGCACTAGAATATCGCCTCAAACATCGGGATGGCAGCATTAAATGGGTTGATGAACGGGGTCAGGGTGTTTTCGACGATCAGGGCAATCTCCTCTGGTTGGATGGAGTCATTGTCGATATTTCTGAAAAAAAGGCGATCGCCCTTGAGCTCAATCAGCAAACTATTCAATACTATGAAAAAACCCCGGCAATGCTCCATTCCATGGATCCAACGGGGACCATCATTGCCGTTAGTGACCGGTGGCTAGAAGTTTTGGGCTATGAACGTGAAGTCGTCATTGGTCGTAACTTTTTCGATTTTCTCCCGACCATTTCTCGCCAAGCCGCAACCCAAATTCTCCTGCCCACTCTGTTGGATCAAGGTTATGTGGAAGGGAGCAGTTATCAGGTCGTTAAACAAGATGGCAGCCTTGTTGATGTGGAGTTATCGGCGACCCGAGAGCGCACGGATCACCAACAGCGTATTTTGATGGTGTTGACCGATGTCACTGAGCGTAATCAACTGGCTCAGCAGGTGCAACAATACCAAGCTCACCTCGAAGACCTCATTGAACAACGTACCCAAGCCCTGGCCGCTAGCGAAGCTCGCCTCGCCAAAGCCCAGGCGATCGCCCACATTGGCGTTTGGGAGTGGGATATCCAAGCAAACCAAACCTACTGGTCCCCAGAGGCTTTTCGAATCTATGGGTTCGAACCAGGAGAAATTCAGCCCAATGCGGAACACTTTTTCGCCTGTGTCCATCCCGATGATCGCCATCAAATCCAAGACAAGATCAGTCGCCTCTTGGCGGGCGAGACGATCCCCTATGCCGAGTACCGCATCATTACCCCAGCGGGGGAAATGCGCTATCTCAAAGACTTTCACGAAGTCAAATATAACGCCCAAGGGGAAGCGATTAGTATTGGCGGAGCCGTCCAGGACATTACCGAAATCAAAACCACCCTCAATGCCCTAGCTGCCAGCCGCACCCGTTTAGCAAAGGCCCAGGCGATCGCCCATGTGGGGAATTGGGAATGGAATCTCATCGACAATGAACTAATTTGGTCCGATGAGTTTTATCGCATCTTTGACCTCGAACCCCAGAGCATCACGCCCAATTTTGAGCGCTTCATCGCCATGGTGCACCCCGATGACCATAACCGCATCGAAGCAGCCATCCATGAGCTCAAGGCAGGCGATCGCGTGTATGCATTTGAATACCGGATCATCACCGCCCAGGGCCGCGAAAAAATTGTTCTCGAACATGTGGATCCCCTAACCAACAGCGAAGGCATCGTTACCTGTTTTTCCGGTACGCTCCAGGACATCACCACCTTCAAAAAAACCATGAATGCCCTCCAGGAAAGTGAAACCCGCTTCCGGGAAATGGTCGAGCACATCGACGAAGCATTTTGGGTGAATTCCCCAGACCCAAGGGAAGTGATCTATGTCAGCCCGAACTACGCCAAGATTTGGGGGCGCAGTTGCCAGAGTCTCCTCGACGATGGCACATCTTGGCTTGAGGCCCTACACCCCGACCACCATGAACAGATCCAACGGGCGATGGTCAAAATGCAGCAACAAGGGGAGGATTTCCACGAAGAGTACCGGGTGATCCGCCCCGACGGTGACACCCGCTGGGTTTATGCGCGATCTTTTCAAATCCATGACGAAACCACTGGCCAACTGCTGCGCCATGTGGGAGTGATGACCGATATCACTGAACGCAAAGAAGCAGAGCTCAAACTCCAAGCCCAGGAAGCACGCTTGCGGACGATTTTTGATCAAGCGGCCCTGGGGATTATGCAGATTGATCGCACGGAGCACTTCTCTTTGGTCAATCAGGCTTTTTGTCAGATCTGTGGCTACACCGAAGCGGAGTTGCAGCACCTCACCTGGCGCGAACTCACCCACCCTGAGGATATTTATATCTGTGACGAGGCCCTGGTTAAGCTCAACCGCCGCGAAGCTGCCAGTGTCATTTTAGAAAAACGCTACCGCCACCGCCAGGGCCATGATATTTGGGCCAAAGTGATCTGTTCTTATATCTATGATGACCAGGGGCAAGCAGAATATCTATTGACCATCGTTGAAGATATTTCGGAATACAAACAGGCGGCGATCGCCTTGGCTGAAAGCCAAACCCGCTACCAAGAAATGGTAGAAGGAATTCCGGCGATTATTTACCAATATTCTCTCCAGCAGGGGGGCATTTTTTACTCTTCCCAGCTGGAAAATATCCTGGGCTATGACGTAGATTTTCTGAAGGCCCACCCATCTCTCTGGAACCAGTCGATCCACCCAGAAGACCAAGAAAAAGTAAATGAGGTCTTCCGCCACCTCTGTCCCGGAAAAAACTTCAGCCTCGAATATCGAATCCTAGATGCCAAGGGAGACTGGCGTTGGCTCTATGATTGTTCTTTTAGTATTCGACAAATTGATAGCGATTGGCTTATTGACGGCTTTGTCCTCGATATTACAGAGCGCAAGCACTTCGATGAAACCCTCCGCCACCGTCTCAAACTAGAAACCCTGTTGGCAGATATTTCTCACTTGATGGTGGTAGAAGACAATTTAGATTTTGAGGCGGTATTGACCCTATTGGGAGATACCTTAGCGGCCGATCGCATGTCGGTGATGCTCAGTCAACCAAACACCCATACAGTTAAGCGCTTGGTTGCCTGGACTGCGGACCCCAGTTTACGTT
The nucleotide sequence above comes from [Synechococcus] sp. NIES-970. Encoded proteins:
- a CDS encoding hypothetical protein (conserved hypothetical protein), yielding MEQQPETQVETGAAPFNNEAPGPMTTPQAEQPWQEAVKPITDFLSELPEILGAFFADYKQPLTTVGLIVAALITVKLTFALIGAINDIPLLAPSFELIGISYTAWFVYRYLLKASNREELLAEFDSLKSQVLGKK
- a CDS encoding extracellular solute-binding protein, family 3 — its product is MKNILIKSVGAIAFSFLGLLSYPNNVAAELAIDRIQRTGILRAGTNQDAAPFSFLDENGQFQGYSVEMLHLIRAQLEQELERPIQLELVSVSTDERIPKILTGAVDIICDASSYTWEREKVIDFSLTYAQTGTRLLLPRNSPLQNAESLAGRKIAVLAGTTNEVAIRQAHPEAKLVVVDHHYDGYNLLQRGAVDAFAADGILIDNWLQENNRILEFQAAEYFSKEGIACMLPENNSGLADITNYTLFRFIQHYLEGQEPAVTTFEKWFGDESIAPLTQDLRSLVLEKMELVIDLREAIFE
- a CDS encoding hypothetical protein (conserved hypothetical membrane protein); protein product: MNLKRIWAIASNCFREVIRDRILYFLGFYGLIFALAVRILPDVAATAGAKVVIDFGLGMIGMLSVLVAIFVGTGLVNKEIEKRTILVLIPKPISRAELIVGKHLGLSAVVAVMLVAMGIIYFALLSWSQSIMPLLWQNTTLTTGPILVSLGYLFLELMVIIAVAIAFGVFTSSLLATLFSFGIYLMGNFSTDLVRLGELSDNSGVQFITENLYKILPDLSRLNFRNEVVYGVVPDAQTLLLSAIYGLAYVVLLQAIAIFIFSRRQF
- a CDS encoding hypothetical protein (conserved hypothetical protein) is translated as MSHPHAAQLQVLMAQANVSDVIQLAAYSQVSARQIYRLQAGLIHSVPVESVVQLAQYFDRSVDEFLALFLATGIHPIPFTAKTTSSAAVDPAELEALQTEGDRLRQQLETQAVNHAEEIEQLQSHLQQQAQQFQDKIDHLQRQLENQATTHAEEIKLLKTEYDRLEGQLDEQLTQAEQQWQQEALDTLEAWLLQWSAAAKAAQDNPQFPARTIVSLTQPFDQLLESWDVSPIGEVSDIVEYDPQLHQLVKDHGDVAPGDLVMVQNVGYRQGDRLLHRAKVIHQEEPKGTEN
- a CDS encoding oligoketide cyclase/lipid transport protein; amino-acid sequence: MSGWLEHSVQVEVDAPIDLVWGLWSDLEQMPQWMKWIDSVEILKDDPDLSKWKLASGTFEFTWLSRIVKVVNHQIIQWESIDGLPNRGAIRFYDRHSSTIVRLSIAYDIPGILGQVMDNLFLGRVVESTIQADLHRFRDYVDNLQKQAPTSV
- the fruB gene encoding putative coenzyme F420 hydrogenase/dehydrogenase, beta subunit; its protein translation is MTAQIPAHKKAKGLPRGNVRPAKDLCSDCGLCDTHFIHYVKEACAFLNQQFDQLETRVHGRQRDLDQEQEMYFGVHQKMVAARKTEPIEGAQWTGIVSSLACKMLEEKLVEGVVCVQNSPEDRFQPMPIIATTPAEILAARVNKPTLSPNLTILEQIEQGDFKKLLVIGVGCQIQALRAVQDKLGLEKLYVLGLPCVDNVTRAGLQKFLDTTSRSPETVVYYEFMQDFKVHFKHEDGSTETVPFFGLKTNQLKDVFAPSCMSCFDYTNGLADLVVGYMGAPFGWQWLVVRNETGQAMFDLIADQIETQPVDSKGDRRAAVQNSIPAYDKGVTLPMWAAKLMGVVIEKIGPKGLEYAKFSIDSHFTRNYLYTRRNYPEKLDAHVPAFAKKIVSQYKLPED
- the menC gene encoding o-succinylbenzoic acid (OSB) synthetase — its product is MVDYRFRFAAYRRPFKTPIQTHHGLWAVREGIILSLRDEAGRITQGEIAPLPWFGTETLKEAIVFCTSLEGKITTTQIAAIPDALPACQFGFESASLYLADPENLAPLPPQKFCQLVKRSPDLYHNLERLLKKGFRTFKLKIALDDPTTEIALCQHILDTLPADGYLRLDANGGLTLEQAKYWLDWGETRRKLEFIEQPLAPGHFSDLLRLNAEFQTEIALDESVAQLASLKNSYAQGWRGVFVIKLAIAGFPSQLNDFCQTHRPDIVISTVFETAVGQRALLKFSQDVFPSQRALGMGGSLWLNNQMSP
- a CDS encoding hypothetical protein (conserved hypothetical protein), whose product is MDYLQFFQNAERQRVSDGQQSSLVPSILTRPLMVLILSQLGDFDSLEYAWWLQKETDLCRGIDYVAIAIGDRRSGQKFCDYTGFPPEKLFVDPSATLHQELGLYRGLNWKIPGLKAGQNAWVNLMLMCAGIGSPGTLREVLRGYTGDKKAPQLFADDEVIKAAPLPALKGEFFAAAGGKGFQRPLELATLRLRNMAEVLGNWSTYVPDAQYMTQRGATFLFNPDGTLQYQHLDRNILGFAANMSRPLAFLENLATLQRVA